In one Candidatus Margulisiibacteriota bacterium genomic region, the following are encoded:
- the pfkA gene encoding 6-phosphofructokinase, whose translation MKDTIAVLTSGGDGPGMNAAVRAVVRTSVALGYDVVGVKKGFEGLINGLFEELDIRSVGNTLNRGGTFIQTARSPRFKTEEGRKLAYANMASRGIKKLIVIGGDGSFRGLNDVLVETGIQGIGVPGTIDNDVYGTEYTIGYDTALNTAMECIDKIRDTATSHDRLFVIEVMGRNSGYLAMYTGISCGAEGVFIPENKDEYPLILERLKEGREKGKKSFIIIVAEGDELGGGFAIKEMLQKDLGDSWNIRVSILGHLQRGGSPSALDRIVASRLGYEAVLALDKGMSGVIVGYTSMNDCVNYVPLKDTWEKKKTISERTTDMFDKLSL comes from the coding sequence ATGAAAGACACTATTGCTGTATTAACTAGTGGGGGCGACGGTCCCGGCATGAATGCTGCGGTTAGGGCAGTTGTAAGAACATCTGTTGCTTTAGGCTATGATGTGGTTGGAGTAAAAAAAGGATTTGAGGGACTCATTAATGGTTTGTTTGAGGAATTGGATATTCGTTCTGTTGGAAATACACTTAATCGTGGAGGAACATTTATTCAGACAGCTAGAAGTCCTCGTTTTAAAACAGAAGAAGGAAGAAAACTGGCTTATGCAAACATGGCATCAAGAGGGATTAAAAAACTAATCGTTATAGGTGGCGATGGCTCTTTTAGAGGCCTTAATGATGTCCTTGTTGAAACTGGCATACAAGGAATTGGTGTACCTGGAACAATAGATAACGACGTGTATGGAACAGAGTATACAATAGGGTATGACACTGCATTAAACACCGCCATGGAATGTATAGACAAAATTAGAGACACAGCAACTTCTCATGACAGGCTTTTTGTAATTGAAGTCATGGGAAGAAATTCTGGATATTTAGCAATGTATACAGGCATCTCTTGTGGTGCGGAGGGAGTGTTTATTCCTGAAAATAAAGACGAGTACCCTTTAATCCTTGAACGACTCAAAGAAGGAAGAGAAAAAGGCAAGAAAAGCTTTATTATAATAGTAGCAGAAGGTGACGAACTTGGTGGAGGTTTCGCTATCAAAGAAATGCTCCAAAAAGATTTAGGAGACAGTTGGAATATACGCGTGTCCATTTTGGGTCATTTGCAGAGAGGTGGTTCACCAAGCGCTTTGGACAGAATAGTTGCAAGCAGACTAGGCTATGAAGCTGTACTAGCTTTAGATAAAGGAATGTCTGGCGTTATTGTAGGGTATACCTCTATGAACGATTGTGTTAATTATGTTCCCTTAAAAGATACTTGGGAAAAGAAGAAGACAATATCCGAAAGAACAACAGATATGTTTGATAAATTGAGCTTGTAG